A segment of the Nostoc sp. TCL26-01 genome:
TCAGCAAATAGGTATTGAATGTTTTAGAGGAAAATTAGATGATGTTCTTGATCGTTTCTATCAAACTGCTAGCTCAATTTTCCCAGAGCATATTGTTCGCCTGACAGGTGACTGTCCTTTGTGCGATCCAGAGTTGATAGATAAAATCATTATACATCATTTGACAGGGAATTTTGATTATACTAGCAACACAGTTAAAGCAACTTTTCCTGATGGTTTAGATGTAGAGATATTTCGTTTTAGCTGTTTGGAGCAAGCTTGGAAAGAAGCAAATCTACCTTCACAAAGAGAACACGTCACACCCTTTATTCATTCACAGCCTCATCGTTTTCATGTTGGTCAGTATCAAAATAATGTTGATTTATCTTATTTACGTTGGACTGTAGATGAACCATTAGATTTTGAGTTGGTTTCTATCATCTATGAAGCTTTATACCCAGTAAATCCAGCATTTTCAACTCAGGAGATTTTAGAGTTTCTAGATAAAAGTTCTCATTTAAAAACTATTAATACTAGCTATATAAGAAATGAAGGTTGGCAAAAATCATTATTGGCTGATGAACTCTTTTTAAACAAAAATATTGGTAATTAACTATGTCAGAACATTATCAAGAATCAGAAAACCTGTTAGCAAGAGCGTTGCAAGTTATTCCTTTAGGTACTCAAACTTTTAGCAAGAGTAAAACTCAATATCCTTTTGGCGTTTCTCCTTATTTCTTAACTAAAGGATTTGGTAGCCATGTATGGGATGTAGACGGAAATGAGTATATTGACTTTATCAATGGATTAGCAGCAATTACACTAGGATATAATGACCCAGATGTGACAGCAGCAGTACACGCACAGATAGAGGAAGGTGTAATTTTTTCTCTCCCTCATCCACTAGAAATTCAAGTAGCTGAAAAGTTAATTGCAATGGTTCCCTGTGCAGAAATGGTGCGCTTTGGTAAAAATGGTTCTGATGCAACTACAGGAGCTATACGTTTAGCTAGAGCTTACACTGGACGGGATCATATTGTGGTTTGTGGTTATCATGGCTGGCATGATTGGTATATTGGTTCTACAACTCGTAATTTAGGAGTACCAAAATCGGTACAGGCATTAACTCATACTTTTAAATACAATGATTTAGACTCGTTACATCAAATATTTGAGCAATATCCTGATGATGTTGCTGCAATTATTATGGAACCGATGAATGTAGTTCCACCTGAAGCAGGTTTTTTAGAAAGTGTTAAGGAACTTGTGCATCAAAATCGAGCGTTATTAATTTTTGATGAAACAATTACAGGATTTCGTTTTGCTAATGGTGGCGCTCAAGAATATTTTGGTATCACACCAGATTTGGCTACTTTTGGTAAAGGATTAGCTAACGGTTATCCTTTATCTGCTATAGCAGGTAGAGGGGATATTATGCAGATGATGGAGGAAATCTTTTTCTCTTTTACATTTGGTGGTGAAACTCTCTCATTAGCAGCTGCTCTAGCAACTATGACTAAGTTACAGAAGTTGCCAGTTGTTGAGGCATTAAGGACACAAGGTCAAAAGATTTTATTAAGAATACAACAATTAATTGAGGAACAATCAATTAGTCATCTTATCTCTATTGCTGGTTATCCTTGCTGGTCATTTTTGCTATTTAAAGATGTCCATCCCTATAGTCAATGGGAGATTAAGACTTTATTTTTACAGGAGATGTTTGCTAGAGGTATTCTGACTTTGGGAACACATAATATGAGCTACTCTCATAGTGATATTGATATTGAAGAATTACTATCAGTTTATCGCCAGGTGTTTTTAATGTTGAAGGATGTAATTTTAGGTCATAACCTTGAAGAATATCTCAAATGTCAACCATTAGAGCCATTATTTAAAATCAGATGAATTTACTATTCCGTGTTGATGTGTCTACCCAAATAGGTACTGGTCATTTGATGCGTTGTTTAGCTTTAGCTCAGGCTTGGCAAGATGCTGGAGGTAAGGCAGTGTTTGTCATGGCTAATATAGTACCTGTACTGGAGAAAAGATTAATATCAGAAGGCATAGAAATTTTAAAAATTACGAATCAATTAGCCACTAAAGATGCAGAGACAACTGCTATGTTGGTAAACAAATTTAATAGTGATTGGTTGGTCATAGATGGTTATCATTTTGATGATGAGTATCAAAAAATAATTAAAAGTGTGGGTTTGAAAATCCTGTTTATTGATGATTATGGACACGTAAATCATTATTATGCTGATATAGTCTTGAATCAAAATATTTCTGCTGATGGTGGATTATATACTAACCGAGAACCTTATACTCAGTTATTACTTGGTACACGCTACACACTTTTACGCCGTGAGTTTTGGCAATGGCAAGGATGGCAGCGAATCAATCCATCTATAGCCAGTAAAATACTTATAACAATGGGTGGTGCTGATATTGATAATGTCACTTTGAAGGTAATACAAGGATTACAATTGCTGTCAGATTATCCTTTAGAAGTGCTAGTTGTCATTGGAGGTAGTAATCCTCATTATGACCAACTAAAATCAGCTGCGGAAGCATCAAAATTTCCTATTCGCTTAGAAAATAATGTTATAAATATGCCTGAACTGATAGCTTGGGCTGATTTAGCAATAACTGCTGGTGGTAGTACTTGTTGGGAATTGGCTTTTATGGGGTTGCCCAGCCTGATAATAATTTTAGCTGAGAATCAACAGGCGATCGCACAAAAATTGCATTCCCTAAAAGCAGCTATTAATTTAGGTTGGTATCACGATATTTCTGCTGATGAAATAGCTTTAGCAGTTAATCAATTATCACAGGATATTCATAGACGATTAGCAATGAGTAAATCTAGCCAATCACTAGTAGATGGTTCAGGTAGTCAGCGTATAGTCAGATATTTAAAAAACTACTTATTAAAACTACGTTCAGTCTCTATAGAAGATTGTGAATTATTGTGGCAATGGGCAAATGATCCAGAAGTACGTGTTGCTTCTTTTTCCTCAGAATTTATCGGTTGGGAAGAACATTTGCAATGGTTCAAGTCAAAACTCAATTCTCCTAACTGCATTTTCTATATTGCGCTGAATGAACATAACATACCTATTGGGCAAATTCGTTATGAAATAGAAGCCAGAGAAGCTGTTATATCAATTAGTATTGCTCAACAATTCCGGCATCAAGGCTACGGTAGTTACTTAATTGAACTAGCTCAAAAACAAATTTTTAAAAATATACATATTGTTAAAATTCATGCCTATATTAAACAAAATAATCAAGCATCTATTAGAACATTTACAAAAACTGGGTTTCAAATAGTGGAAACAGTATTAAAACAGGAAAAGCAAGCAATTCATTTAGTGAGTACAGGTAGCAATCTACTATAAAAACAAGATGCAGGAAATTTGTATTGCAGGTAAAAAAATTAGTGTAAATCATCCGCCATTGATAATTGCGGAAATGTCTGGTAATCATAACCAATCATTAGAAACAGCTTTAGAAATTGTGGAAGCTGCTGCTAAGTCTGGAGTTCATGCGCTCAAAATCCAGACTTACACCGCAGATACTATGACATTGGATATCAATGAGGGTGAATTTTATATTGATAATCCTCAAAGTCTTTGGCATGGTAATTCATTACATCATTTATATCAACAAGCTTACACACATTGGGAATGGCATCAACCAATTTTTGAACGTTGTCGGGAATTGGGAATCATTGGTTTTAGCACACCATTTGACGATACTGCTGTTGATTTTCTGGAATCATTAAATGTTCCTTGTTATAAAATTGCGTCTTTTGAAAATACAGATTTACCACTAATTCGCAAAGTTGCTAGCACTGGTAAACCAATGATTATTTCTACTGGAATGGCAACAGTTGCCGAATTAGATGAAACTGTGAGAACTGCAACAGAAAATGGGTGTCAAGACTTAATATTACTCAAATGCACAAGTACATATCCGGCGACTCCAGAAAATAGTAACTTGCTAACAATTCCGCATCTACGTGACTTATTTCATGTACAGGTAGGATTATCAGATCACACCCTAGGAATTGGTGTTGCTGTAGCTAGTGTGGCTTTAGGTGTCAGAGTTATTGAAAAACATTTTACTCTGTGTCGGGCTGATGGTGGTGTTGATTCTGCTTTTTCAATGGAACCTGAAGAAATGCAACAATTAGTCCTTGAGAGTGAGAGAGCTTGGCAAGCGATGGGTAGTATACAGTATGGGGCAACTCAGGCTGAAAAAGATTCTTTGACTTTTAGGCGATCGCTCTATATTTCTCAAGACATGAAAGCTGGGGATATATTGACTGCTGATAATCTCAAAGCAGTACGTCCTGGTTTTGGTTTATCTCCTAAGTATTATGATATTTTTCTTGGCAAACACATTAAGCAAGATGCCAAAAAGGGAACACCTGTAACTTGGAATTTACTTGATTAGAACACAATTATTACCGTATTTATTAAATTGAATTATGTCTGAACAAAAGAAAGTCTTATTTTTCTCTTTATATTCTATTCCTCCAGCTTGGTTATTCCATCATCAAGTTGATGCGACTCTCGCCACAGTATTAAGAATGCTAGACTGCGATGTTTTAACTATTGGCTGTAATGGACTATTTAAATCCTGCTACATCATGAGAGGAGCAGGAGACATGGAAAAAGAATTATGTAATTATTGTTCTCGGACAAGCCGAGAATATTTTCATGATTTATTTGAACTTCCTCACAAACAAATTAGAGATTTTGTCATTGGAGATGATTACAACTTAGCTCAAACATGGGTAGAAACTCTTGAACCAGAAAAATATGCAGAGGCTTACTATCAAGATTTGCCAATAGGTGAATGGGTGACATCATCTATATATACTTACTTTAGAATTACATCGAGAGGACTATCTAATCCAGATGTGAGAAAAGTTCACAGAGATTATTTGATTGATGGTTTAATTACTTATAAAGCAGTATCTAGATTAATAGATTTTTATCAACCAACCCATCTCTTTTTATTAGGAGCGAGGTTAGCACCTTCTCGCATCGCTTTTGAGGTAGCACGTCAACGCAATCTTGATGTGATTGTTCAAGAGAGAGGATATATCAATGACACTTATACTTTAGTACATAACTATACTTGTTCTCATTCTAAACCGGCGCTAAATTTAATTAGTGCTTGGGAAAATATTCCCCTGACTACTTCTGAGTTGATAGCGGTGAAAAAATATTGGCTAGAACGGGAAGCTGGACAAAATTTAAATTTCTCGTCCTTCTATGATTATCAGACAGATTATAGTTCTGTTCGTCGTCAGCTAAATATCCCAGAAGATGCCAAAATTTTTGCAGTATTCACTTCTAGTGAAGATGAACTAGCCATGTCTGAAGACTTCGCTGGTATTACATCTCAACTTGATATTATTGATAAGTTAATAGAAATATTTGCAGATAGAGATGAATATTTAGTACTTCGTCATCATCCTTATATAGCAGGTGAAAAATATGTAGCTGCTGAGATGGATTTTATTGTTAGAGCCTATCAGCAATCTCTATCTCTGCCTAAAAATGTGCGAATTATTATGCCATCAGAGCAGCTAACCTCTTATGCTTTGTTATGGCATACTGATGCAGCGATCGCTTTCTTCAGTACAATGGCGATTGAGTGTACTGCTAAAGGGATACCCACAGCTGTTTCCGAGCAATCTTTATATAGTTCAGCTGTGCGCCATGTAATTCATCAATCTGATATACCATCCTTAATAACTTTAGTAGATAGCCTGTTATCTGAATCAGCCCAAGTAACAATAGAAGATTATCGAAAATTATATCGCTTTACAAATACGCTATTTTTTAGGTTTTGCAATAAATTTAGCTCATTTAATTCCCAAGGATTATTATATGAGAATAAAGAGCAATTAAAACCAGGTATAGATCCCACATTGGATAAAGTCTGTAATAATATTCTAAATGGTTCTTCATTATATAATTTGCCTAACATTGAACACGAACAGCGTTCTGTTAATGAAGAAAATGAGTTTTTAGAGAAATATTCATTAGAGATTTGTGATTTTCGTCAAAAAATTAGATACGAATCATCATTAAAAGACCAGATAACACCAACTTATCCATCGGTAGGTGTTGTGAAGCTTAATTATAAAAACGAATTAGAACCTCCAGATTTTCTATTCAAAAGCTTAAAACATTCCACATATCAGAAAATCAATGAATATTCTATAGATTTTGATTTGACAAATCACTCTCAAAGCCTAGAGTCTATTTTAGATTTATTAACAAAAATTCCCGATGAATATATTCTCTTAAGCCATAGCAATATTCAATACTGTAAATCTGTCATCTCATCAGCAATGGAAGTTTTACTAGCTGACATAACATATAAAGTGCCAGGAGTCTGGTTTGGGGGATGGTTGCCTATTAGTGAAAACTTAATGCGAAACGGAGAATATTTGCCTCAAAGTATTTTTACCAAACGTGATCCAAATGTTAGTTATGAAAAAGCTGTTAATACTTTATCTTGGCTCAAATATCCACTGAGTTTATTAGCATTTTGTCTGATTCGTAAACAAGCACTAGTGAAAGCCATAGATATATTGAGATATATTCCCAAAAGTGAGGAAGCAGCAGAACTATTGTTTATATTTATCAAGGGTATAGACGTTCACAAAATTGAAAAACCTCTGCTGTTAATTCAAGATATTCCTGCATCTATTCAAAGTTTGCTGCGGCAAGAACAATTAATTGCTCTCCAAGAAAATTTTAATTTAAAAGATATAAATTTGATAATTTTTCCAGATTGGAGACAATCAGAAGATTTAATCACTTCAGACTTAGAAAAAGTTATTAAAGCAATAGCCACTCATCCCAATAACGACAAAATTACCTTATTGATTAACACAAACAATGTTGCTGCCGAGGATGCAGAGTTATTGTTATCTGGTGTAGCCATGAATTTACTAATGGCAGAAGATTTAGATATTAGTGAAGGATTGCAAATTTCTCTAGTAGGAAATTTATCTGATATTGAGTGGCAAGCTTTGCTAGCTCAAATCCATGCTCGAATTATTTTAGACTATGAAGATAAACAAGCTTTGGCGCAAGTACCAGTCAAAAACCTATCATCTTATCAAGTAGATCATTTGATAAATAATCTTAACCCAACCTTGTATGTTGAGATTGTTTAAAAAATCAAATCAGACTGCTATGTGTGGAATAAGATTGTATCTGAGTATGTTAAATCTTAAAGCCACACCCATATCTTAAAATCTTGCTGTGACTGCTATTACTATTAATTTTAGTAACATCATCAAACTTAATGATGACCAATTTTATCAGCTATGCCGAGATAATCCTGATATTAAGTTCGAGCGTAATGCTAATGGAGAATTGATAGTAATGCCGCCTACAGGGGGAGAAACTGGAAAACTTAACGCCAAACTGACTGCACGATTTGTTTTGTGGAATGAACAAGCACATCTGGGCGAAGTTTTTGACTCCTCTACTTGCTTTAGACTACCTAACGGAACAAACCGTTCGCCTGATGTTTCCTGGATAGAACTCAGCAGATGGAATGCACTTTCGGCAGAACAACGGGAACGATTTCCTCCCATAGCTCCCGATTTTGTTTTAGAGCTAATGTCCCCATCTGATAGTTTGAGTGAAGCACAAGCTAAAATGCAAGAGTATATGAACGCAGGAGTAAAACTGGGTTGGCTAATAGATAGAAAAACGCGCTTTGTGGAAATTTATCGACAAGGACAACCAAAAGAAGTATTGGAATTTCCGACAAGTTTATCTGGAGAGGATGTATTACTTGGTTTTACTTTAGACTTGCAGATTATCTGGAGTTAAAATTTATTATTCTAGAGAAAAAATCCCAGTATTTTTAAGATACCAGGATTTTTATGTCACTAAAATTTATGCTTCGTCAATATACTTCTGCCACATCTGCTCGTAAGCATTTTCCATCTCGCGGGTAAATTGCTTACCATTCCACAGAGGTGATGTTTTCCTTGATTGTTTTAGTTTCCAAGCAATTTGTTGTCTTAAAGTTTCATCTTTTCCTAAGCGAATACCCCATTCAACATATTCTTCATCAGTCCAAGCAATACCTTCTGTAATGCCTGCATTCATCATCATAGTGTAGCTGTTACGGGCAGAAAATTGTTCACCTACCTTTGTTACCATAGGAATACACATCCACAAAGTTTCTAGGGTTGTTGTGGCTCCGTTATAGGGATAAGTGTCTAGTACTATATCAGCAATACCTAAATTAGCTCGATGTATTGATTCGGAAAATACAATTGGCAAAAATCGTAGTTTGGAATAATCTACACCTTCTTCTTCTGTTAGCTCTTCAAAAAAGCTTTTCAACGATTCTTCATCAGATATTCCTTTAATCAAGAAGTAGCTATTAGGAACTTCTTTCAGAATTTGCAATTGCAGTCTGCTAATATCTGGGTGTCGCTTAAAGCCTCTTTGCCCACAGAGATAGACTATTGCATCATCAGGAATATCTAATTGATCACGACTAACTGTAGGTACACTCACCTCAAATCCATCTACTGCAACATAGGTTTGAGGTAAGCGCCAAATTTTCTCTTTGTAGTATTCCTGGGCTGAATCTGGTAAAACATAGGGGTCAGCAATAAAATAATCTACGGCTGGGATTCCTGACGCATCCCAGCCTAACCATGTGACTTGAACAGGTGCGGGTTTTAGAGCAATGATGTCGCAGGTAGTATCTAAAGTAATACTATCTAAATCAATTAAAATATCGATTTCATCTTGATATATTTCCTCAGCCATTTGCAAATACTCATTTGATTTATAAGCTTTGTCAATTTTGCCGAGATACCATTCATGTAAGGGATCGCAAGCTGGACTAGTATTAATAAAATAACCATTAATTTGAAATTTATCTCGGTCATGATATTGAAATAACCATCTTGCCAGCCAACCGACAGAATGACTTCTCATGCAATGTGATATATATCCAATCTTTAATTTTACATTATCTCTATTATGTTGTTTCCTTCTAAGATTTCCTTGAGAGTATTTATCTACTTGCGCTCTATCACAATTAACTATATTTGCTTGACAAATCTGCATTAATTGATTTTGAATATTTCTATTTTTGCTAGGATTGTCTTCGATGTAGGGAGTGAAAAAGTTAGCATTAAATAATCTAGAAATTCTAGAATTATCAAGTTGTGTAGGATTATCTTCTATGAGCGTTTTTACTAATAGCTCTTGCTGATGATGTGTATAACAAGATTCTTGCCAATGCCCACCTGCTGTCATTAATCCCCTAAGAATTTGCCGATTGGCAAAAATTTTATCGGCTAGCTCTTGAACTAAAGAAAAAAATAGTTTAGCAACTTCTATACCTTTTTCATATTGACCATGATTTTGATAAAGACTAGCCAAATGACCTATAACTTCTGTGTTTTTAGGATTTAAATCTAAATAGAGTTCACACAACTGTATGGCTACACCATATTGCCTTTGAGAATAACCAATGTCTAGAGCAGCAGGTAACAAAGTAATTAGTAAAGCTTTTGTGTTATTTTCACAATATGGTAAACAAGCTTCGACAAACTTTAGGGTTGAGGGATGAACAGGTGCATAATCTAAAACTATCTTTAATGATGCCATCAACAGTTCTAAGTTGACTTCTAATCTGGGTTCAAGTTGTAGGATTTCAATTATACCTAGTTCTTGTAAATCATTACCTGTATAGATTTCTAGTTTAATGGATAGTTGTAGGAGATGTAATAAGTTGTGAATACTTTTAGGAGAAATTTCTTTAATATTTTGGCGGATTTTCTCGACAATTGCATATTCTTCTTGACTTTCTTGATGTTGAGCTTCGGTTTGCAAAATC
Coding sequences within it:
- a CDS encoding cytidylyltransferase domain-containing protein; protein product: MIIAILQARVTSSRLPGKVLKPILGIPMLVHQIERIKQTKMIDRLLVATSLDITDDPIEQCCQQIGIECFRGKLDDVLDRFYQTASSIFPEHIVRLTGDCPLCDPELIDKIIIHHLTGNFDYTSNTVKATFPDGLDVEIFRFSCLEQAWKEANLPSQREHVTPFIHSQPHRFHVGQYQNNVDLSYLRWTVDEPLDFELVSIIYEALYPVNPAFSTQEILEFLDKSSHLKTINTSYIRNEGWQKSLLADELFLNKNIGN
- a CDS encoding aminotransferase class III-fold pyridoxal phosphate-dependent enzyme, with protein sequence MSEHYQESENLLARALQVIPLGTQTFSKSKTQYPFGVSPYFLTKGFGSHVWDVDGNEYIDFINGLAAITLGYNDPDVTAAVHAQIEEGVIFSLPHPLEIQVAEKLIAMVPCAEMVRFGKNGSDATTGAIRLARAYTGRDHIVVCGYHGWHDWYIGSTTRNLGVPKSVQALTHTFKYNDLDSLHQIFEQYPDDVAAIIMEPMNVVPPEAGFLESVKELVHQNRALLIFDETITGFRFANGGAQEYFGITPDLATFGKGLANGYPLSAIAGRGDIMQMMEEIFFSFTFGGETLSLAAALATMTKLQKLPVVEALRTQGQKILLRIQQLIEEQSISHLISIAGYPCWSFLLFKDVHPYSQWEIKTLFLQEMFARGILTLGTHNMSYSHSDIDIEELLSVYRQVFLMLKDVILGHNLEEYLKCQPLEPLFKIR
- the pseG gene encoding UDP-2,4-diacetamido-2,4,6-trideoxy-beta-L-altropyranose hydrolase produces the protein MNLLFRVDVSTQIGTGHLMRCLALAQAWQDAGGKAVFVMANIVPVLEKRLISEGIEILKITNQLATKDAETTAMLVNKFNSDWLVIDGYHFDDEYQKIIKSVGLKILFIDDYGHVNHYYADIVLNQNISADGGLYTNREPYTQLLLGTRYTLLRREFWQWQGWQRINPSIASKILITMGGADIDNVTLKVIQGLQLLSDYPLEVLVVIGGSNPHYDQLKSAAEASKFPIRLENNVINMPELIAWADLAITAGGSTCWELAFMGLPSLIIILAENQQAIAQKLHSLKAAINLGWYHDISADEIALAVNQLSQDIHRRLAMSKSSQSLVDGSGSQRIVRYLKNYLLKLRSVSIEDCELLWQWANDPEVRVASFSSEFIGWEEHLQWFKSKLNSPNCIFYIALNEHNIPIGQIRYEIEAREAVISISIAQQFRHQGYGSYLIELAQKQIFKNIHIVKIHAYIKQNNQASIRTFTKTGFQIVETVLKQEKQAIHLVSTGSNLL
- the pseI gene encoding pseudaminic acid synthase, with product MQEICIAGKKISVNHPPLIIAEMSGNHNQSLETALEIVEAAAKSGVHALKIQTYTADTMTLDINEGEFYIDNPQSLWHGNSLHHLYQQAYTHWEWHQPIFERCRELGIIGFSTPFDDTAVDFLESLNVPCYKIASFENTDLPLIRKVASTGKPMIISTGMATVAELDETVRTATENGCQDLILLKCTSTYPATPENSNLLTIPHLRDLFHVQVGLSDHTLGIGVAVASVALGVRVIEKHFTLCRADGGVDSAFSMEPEEMQQLVLESERAWQAMGSIQYGATQAEKDSLTFRRSLYISQDMKAGDILTADNLKAVRPGFGLSPKYYDIFLGKHIKQDAKKGTPVTWNLLD
- a CDS encoding Uma2 family endonuclease yields the protein MTAITINFSNIIKLNDDQFYQLCRDNPDIKFERNANGELIVMPPTGGETGKLNAKLTARFVLWNEQAHLGEVFDSSTCFRLPNGTNRSPDVSWIELSRWNALSAEQRERFPPIAPDFVLELMSPSDSLSEAQAKMQEYMNAGVKLGWLIDRKTRFVEIYRQGQPKEVLEFPTSLSGEDVLLGFTLDLQIIWS
- a CDS encoding O-linked N-acetylglucosamine transferase, SPINDLY family protein yields the protein MLSLTSPNQYHQLAEKYLLAGNYTQAASLYEEAITIEPDIKSYYWHLGLILLLQGQDVEAQTTWLMAMMEGEPEQVEVWNAELIEILQTEAQHQESQEEYAIVEKIRQNIKEISPKSIHNLLHLLQLSIKLEIYTGNDLQELGIIEILQLEPRLEVNLELLMASLKIVLDYAPVHPSTLKFVEACLPYCENNTKALLITLLPAALDIGYSQRQYGVAIQLCELYLDLNPKNTEVIGHLASLYQNHGQYEKGIEVAKLFFSLVQELADKIFANRQILRGLMTAGGHWQESCYTHHQQELLVKTLIEDNPTQLDNSRISRLFNANFFTPYIEDNPSKNRNIQNQLMQICQANIVNCDRAQVDKYSQGNLRRKQHNRDNVKLKIGYISHCMRSHSVGWLARWLFQYHDRDKFQINGYFINTSPACDPLHEWYLGKIDKAYKSNEYLQMAEEIYQDEIDILIDLDSITLDTTCDIIALKPAPVQVTWLGWDASGIPAVDYFIADPYVLPDSAQEYYKEKIWRLPQTYVAVDGFEVSVPTVSRDQLDIPDDAIVYLCGQRGFKRHPDISRLQLQILKEVPNSYFLIKGISDEESLKSFFEELTEEEGVDYSKLRFLPIVFSESIHRANLGIADIVLDTYPYNGATTTLETLWMCIPMVTKVGEQFSARNSYTMMMNAGITEGIAWTDEEYVEWGIRLGKDETLRQQIAWKLKQSRKTSPLWNGKQFTREMENAYEQMWQKYIDEA